In a single window of the Jaculus jaculus isolate mJacJac1 chromosome 9, mJacJac1.mat.Y.cur, whole genome shotgun sequence genome:
- the Cd7 gene encoding LOW QUALITY PROTEIN: T-cell antigen CD7 (The sequence of the model RefSeq protein was modified relative to this genomic sequence to represent the inferred CDS: inserted 2 bases in 2 codons), which produces MIWQVLLVLPLTLAGTLAGLLTAQEVQQPPQYVIAPEGXSINITRFTSGALYGIYLMHSWPQNSQVTYYEXTVDKHFRDRINFSLSQETLTITMSLLRLTDSGAYTCWASMGMVDAWGSTTVVVVTEKLPKGAYRCQKPLLTSVTLLDTLAVGFFLTGLDLGVLCMLRKTQIKKLCASREKNLPCVVYEDMSCSCLNASSVSNQYHELLCPPCSCRA; this is translated from the exons ATGATCTGGCAAGTACTGCTGGtccttccactcacactggctgGCACCCTGGCTGGGCTCCTGACCGCCCAAG AGGTGCAGCAGCCTCCCCAGTATGTGATTGCCCCAGAGG TCTCCATCAACATCACCCGCTTTACCAGTGGAGCCCTGTATGGAATCTACCTGATGCACAGCTGGCCACAGAATTCTCAAGTGACCTATTATG AGACCGTGGACAAGCACTTCAGAGACCGCATCAACTTCTCACTGTCCCAGGAGACTCTGACCATCACCATGAGCCTCCTGCGGCTGACTGACTCCGGTGCTTACACCTGCTGGGCCTCTATGGGAATGGTTGATGCCTGGGGTTCCACCACCGTGGTTGTGGTGACAG AAAAACTGCCCAAAGGAGCATACAGATGCCAGAAACCTCTGCTGACATCAGTCACTCTTCTGGATACCCTTGCTGTAGGCTTCTTCCTCACTGGGTTGGACCTGGGGGTGCTATGCATGCTGAGAAAGACTCAG ATCAAGAAACTGTGTGCCTCAAGGGAGAAGAACCTGCCCTGTGTGGTATATGAGGACATGTCCTGCAGCTGCCTGAATGCTTCATCAGTCTCTAACCAGTACCATGAGCTCCTCTGCCCACCATGCTCTTGCCGTGCCTAG